Proteins encoded in a region of the Hirundo rustica isolate bHirRus1 chromosome 10, bHirRus1.pri.v3, whole genome shotgun sequence genome:
- the DUSP28 gene encoding dual specificity phosphatase 28, which yields MLQLCQVTASLLLGTARAACDRELLEREGVTFCVNVTRQQPFPGLRSVRGIRVPVLDDPAEDLARYFEPCGAAIEEAVRAGGKCLVYCKNGRSRSAAICTAYLMRYRRLSLKDAFEAVKTARPVAEPNAGFWSQLQRYEEDLQIPKQSALPSKELKNSDV from the exons atgctccagctctgccaggtcACGGCCTCGCTGCTCCTGGGCACGGCCAGGGCAGCGTGCGaccgggagctgctggagcgggAGGGGGTCACCTTCTGCGTCAATGTCACCCGGCAGCAGCCCTTCCCCGGCCTGCGGAGCGTCCGCGGCATCCGCGTCCCCGTGCTGGACGATCCCGCCGAGGACCTGGCCCGGTACTTCGAGCCCTGCGGGGCCGCCATCGAGGAGGCCGTGCGGGCCGGGGGGAAATGCCTGGTGTACTGCAAGAACGGCCGCAGCCGCTCCGCTGCCATCTGCACGGCTTATCTCATGAGATACCGGCGGCTCTCGCTCAAGGACGCGTTTGAG GCTGTGAAAACTGCCAGACCTGTAGCAGAACCGAATGCAGGATTTTGGTCTCAGCTGCAGAGATATGAAGAAGATTTGCAGATACCAAAGCAGtctgctctgcccagcaaaGAACTTAAAAATAGTGATGTGTGA